A window of the Henckelia pumila isolate YLH828 chromosome 3, ASM3356847v2, whole genome shotgun sequence genome harbors these coding sequences:
- the LOC140889375 gene encoding uncharacterized protein, with the protein MEEHRHHLQTALQTLRENKLYAKFRKCEFWLDQVAFLGYIASKEGITVDPSKVEVIQSWDSPKNASEIQSFLGLAGYYRKFIKGFSSIAEHDQLKEELNSAPFLAMPVDHEEFVVYTDASKMGLGVVLMQSGKAKIQRFDLEIYFSGHAPSLSALVVQPTLKDRIREGQTTDEQLQRMRCKDESKGSLLYTVDDGIVQYIGRMWVPSTDKLRSDIMTEAHASPYSIHPRSTKMYRDLRTLYWWPAMKRDIVRFVSECLTCQQVKVEHQRPAGLLRSLPIPEWK; encoded by the exons ATGGAGGAGCATAGACATCATTTGCAGACAGCTTTGCAGACATTGAGAGAGAACAAATTGTATGCAAAATTCagaaagtgcgagttttggctcgatcAAGTGGCATTTTTAGGCTACATTGCTTCTAAGGAGGGCATAACAGTGGATCCATCGAAAGTTGAGGTGATCCAGAGTTGGGATAGTCCAAAGAATGCTTCTGAGATAcagagtttcttgggtttagccgGTTACTATCGgaagtttatcaagggtttCTCTTCCATAGCA GAGCATGATCAGCTTAAGGAGGAACTTAATTCTGCACCATTTTTGGCGATGCCAGTGGATCATGAGGAGTTTGTGGTATACACAGATGCATCTAAGATGGGCTTAGGCGTTGTTCTTATGCAGAGTGGTAAG GCtaagattcagaggtttgactTAGAGATATACTttagtggtcatgcaccgagttTATCCGCTCTTGTAGTACAGCCGACTCTTAAAGATCGAATTCGAGAGGGACAGACCACTGATGAGCAGTTGCAGCGCATGAGGTGCAAGGATGAGTCGAAGGGTAGTCTTCTTTATACAGTGGATGATGGCATTGTTCAATACATAGGACGTATGTGGGTGCCGAGTACTGATAAGTTGAGATCAGATATCATGACAGAGGCACACGCATCTCCGTATTCCATCCATCCTAGGAGCACGAAGATGTACCGCGATTTGAGGACCTTATATTGGTGGCCGGCTATGAAGAGAGATATTGTTCGGTTTGTTTccgagtgcttgacttgtcagcaagtcaaggtaGAGCATCAGCGACCAGCGGGATTGCTACGATCACTTcctattccggagtggaaatga